Part of the Citrus sinensis cultivar Valencia sweet orange chromosome 2, DVS_A1.0, whole genome shotgun sequence genome, CCTTTTTGGCTTCGCAGCCGTCTCCATCTCTTCGTGTTGCTCATTATTAACTCTTTCACTTTCAAACTCAGTAACTTCTTTGCCAGATGCAATTGTTTGAAGCTTTGGTGTTAGCAGAGAATGATCAGAAGAGAAGCTTGTGGTACAACTTTTGCAGCTCGCCAAAGCATAGTCGCTTAAAGACCGGACATGGAGAATTGGTAAGCTTGAAACCTTTGGTTCTTGAACTTCCTGCTGAATTTCAAGAACTGGGTTTGTTTTTTGTGGCGATGCAGTTACCTTCTTGGTGAAAATCTCGTGCTCAAACCAGTATGAATCTAAGAGCTCAAAGATTTCTTCTGCAGCCATTTATTTGTAAAGTGCTGGCTACTGAAATATCTAGAATTTGATAAGATACGatcaaaatgaattttttagaCAGCTATTTGCCCATATGGTCAAttgtttatatatacacatacacaGCAGACacagtagattttttttccataattaCATTAATGCCCATATTGAGGAGTTGATGTAACTACACACCACCCTCTAAACGCGTTACTTTTGATATGCTTATGCATCATCATTCtcctttcaaaataaattcactCATATCTCATAAGATTtagccaaataataataataataataataataacaacacaTTAAAAGCTTAGAAAGTATTAGatattgcttctttttttttttaaaaaaaataaagttaagttTGCGTTTGAgtgttttcaatttaatattaataacacgTGGTGGCATCTTGGATATTCGATGCGAAGAAGACCATGTCAATGGGCCATGGCCTAAAAGTTGAAGGGTCATTATCATTTATTGGCACTTTAATTATCTTGTTCACACTgagtgataaaaataaaataaaaccatgTGGTTGCGACAAACTATtggtttataatattaattggaGCACTTGCTTAACAACCATCATATAAATAAGTACAATTATTGGGCGGCAGAACTTTGTGTTCTTAGACTTTACggatctttattttttacatgatTGATATGATTAAGACTTTAGTTATTGAACCGAAGTAATCTTTAATAGGCAATCCTTAATGACGGTTGATGTTTGATAATTACTTGTTTTAGTAAAGATAAAGTTCGAACTTATCCATTAAAACGGGGTGTTGTGGTCCAGCACAGCttgtatttgatgatttgATCAAACATCAAATGATGAGCCCAAGTCGTGCACGAATCAAATCATGATGCGAGCGGCAACACCAAATACTCGGTGCTTTTAGTTCTTAGTTATTACCCACCATTGATTTTACCTTATTAActattctttatttctttaaattgcAATATATTAACGCCCCATGCAAAACACGTGAAGCCTCAAGCTTTAGAGAGCAGAgacatttattaaattatttattcaggATATGATCAAATCGGGTCTAGTAAACAGTTTGCggcatttaattttaaaacagcTAATAATTATGCggcatttataattttatatacttctcatttttttatccaaattccaatatttttgaaattgggCGAGTTTTAGGCTCAGTTAAACAGTAAATGCCGAGGCTTTCAACAGAAGCAAACCCTCCTGATATTGGCCCATTTTCGGTCTCGGGGCCGCAACAGCAGACAATTCATTGATGCCTTGTTTGGTCGAGACTCAATGGGCAAAAAAGGACTcgacatttattttatttcaagatAGGGCATGATTCATGAAGCAGCCCAGCATGAAAAGAAACATTCGTAAGCAACAACCAATCTACGGAAAGGCAATTGGCTCACTCTTTAAtgaataaaacttataaaagtATTGCCTTTTGACGCCGAAGTAACATTATCAGAAACCTTTATCAGACAAGAATATAAAAACATTATCGGAAATCATTTTGTATTCCAAACAGAACCCACAAACCCATTAGGCATCATCATCATGCTTGAGCATTTTTCGGTTTTATCAATGGAGAATTCACCGGAAACTAGGGGACGGTGCTATCATTCGGCAAGTGCCCgcttgattaaaaaaatttctaaattgtaTCTATTATTTAAATCACTGTTcgattacttaattaaaatgtttaataaGAGTTGATAAATTTAAGCACCTAATCCAgtaaacttaattaaaatatttcatgagTTAAAAGTTGTGATCATTTACAATATAATTCATTATTGAGTTACAGCTATGAACTAAATTTCTGACTCGTCCCTGAATCAGTAGTTGGTGTTGAAGTGAGAGAAGACGCGATAGTGCCGTTAATTGGAGGtagaaatccaacaaagagGCTCGCCCAGTTTCTCAAACCTTGCATTAACTCCATTAAAGGCCGAGTTTTTGAGCTTCCTTGACAGTGTCTTTCGTCAATACCAACAACTTTGGAGGCAAAAAGTTAGCCTTTCAAGCTGAATTTTCACAGATGGAAAAGGTGGGCTGCAAAAATGGCCGCATTGCATGGACCCACATGGAAGAAGGCTGGTATAAATGAAGCAATCTTGAActcaacttataaaattaaaagaaactatgGTTTGGTTCTTGGTCTCTCTGAGAAATAGTGTCCAGAGACCAAAAGTTGCATTTTTTCTTGGGGTGGAGCAACTGCGTGCATTAGAAGGTATGATGATTTCAGGGTACTCTGTTTTAGGCTCTCCAGTTTTCAGCATCCTTGAAACAGATGAAGCCAAGCAAATAGAAGTGAGACCGAACCAACTGAGATTGGAACTGAATAGAAATGCAAACATGACGACAGATCAGAGTACTTGGATGAACAAGCAAGTTCATGAACAGTAAGAGTACAATCAAACATGAAGCATTTCTTGCCTTGTGGTTGTCAAGGTTTGTTTTTCCGCACTGCCCTTGCCTAATTGCTGTACTTTTAGCTAAAGGGACTAGAATTTCGATTGCACCAGCTATTCTGGCTAGCATTTATAGAGATTTGAGtttgttgaaagaaaaagattgtTGCTTCTCTCTCTTGTGAGTTGGATGAAGATTGTGAATCAGCAATTGCTATACGTTCACCGTTTCAATTAGTCCAATTTTAGGCTTGGGAGAGGTTTATAGAATTAAGACCAAAGGCTGTAGTGATAAAAAATGGTCAGCCAAGATATGCTCGATGGCACAAGATAATGAATGGAGTTGAGAATGTGAGGACTGAGGACCGTTCTTGATTCAGCTAATGAGAGTTTTGAGTGGTGTCCTTACGCTAAAACTCTGGAAAACTGGAACTTGCGAAGCTTTATAGAGAAAAGGAATTGTGAGTATCCGTTGATCCTGATTTGTGTGAGGAATTTCAGTCATTTGCTTGATGTTTGAGGATTTCCAAACTACTGGGGCTTTACTGTATAGAACAGCACCTTCCTCATCGAGTAGCAATGCAATTTGGAATGGATCAAGACCTTCCAGCTCGTGTTGCTAGGCCAAATGAGAGTGCTAAAATTGCTTTGGATTATTACAGTAAGCCAATCAGATATGTGGAAGTGGAATTGAATATTTGCTGATGTTACCACCCTATACTTAAGTGCTGGAAGCAATCAGTTTCACGTCTGCAAAATGCAAGTAGTGGTGCTTTGCCACAGAAAATAATCCTAACAAGTTCTGCGGTAGCACCAAAGAAGCAGATGgagtgaaaagaaaattcgTCTTAACCTTTTCTGTCAATTTGGTCTGTGGGTGCAGTAATGTTAACAACAAAGGAAAGGAAATTTGTTGCAAGGACCAAGACAACAGCAAGGAGATTGGATAGAACTAATGATCCGGCTGGCAGTAAGGAAAATTCACCAGAAACTTTTAAAACAGAAGAGCAAAGATACTATGGAAACTAGTGATGCATCTGCCTGTACTGAATTACACTTCTGATATCTGCATCGGAAATATCAATCTCTTTCATAGGGAGTTAAGTGTAGATTGTATGCGTATGCTGCATTTATAACCAGCGGTATACTTGTAACTTCACAGAGAGTCAGTTGCGAGTTTTGCAGGATTCTTGTTTCtacagaaaataaatttttgtggtTCTTTAGAGTTTTACAGATTGCATACAAAAAATCCTTTAGAAACAACAAACACTgcttatataataaatgtaagaCCAACAGCTTAAACTGACGCAATATGATTCATCCCAAGATGAACTGTATTTGCAATTCCgatcatttttataatgaaGCTTGGGCTGATACATAGTTAAGATACCATTTGTCAAGTAATACACCAGATGTGGCAAATGCCCTGCTCATATTAGCAAACTTCATATTTAATCccttgaagaaaacaaaaaaagaaagtctaCAGGCAATACTCTGTCAGGATTGAGAATACAATACATATGTTTCAGGTAATCAAATGAATTACACAAATGTTGGTTTTATTACAGACAATCTAGAGTTCTTTGAGAGAGGCCTTTTaggaaaaattcaaaacagtTTACCAGACGgtagtttttcattttacacaAAGATTACTTTGATCATGTACAAGTAAATTGCCCAATGCTGTAAAATCTGGTAACCGAATATATCTCCCTAGTTTGAGCAGCATCCAATTCTCTTTAGAACGGATGAATCGTCTTTGACATTTATCGTCTCTCCTTTAGATGGAAGTGTGGAAGCAGTTCCATTGCTGCCTGCTTCAACTGCTCTCTTGCTCACGATCTTGTATATCTGAGTAAGAACCTCAGTAAAAGCATTTTCCACATTGGTTGCATCCAATGCGGAAGTCTCCATGAAATAGAGAGACTCCTGCTCAGCAAAAGCTTTCCCATCCTCAGTTGAGACAGCCACAAGGTGTCGAAGATCTGTCTTATTGCCAATGAGCATGACAATAATGTTCGGATCTGTGTGCTCTCTTAACTCCCTCAACCACCTTCCAACATTCTGAAATGTAGCATGTCGTGTTACATCGTATACAAGCAAAGCACCAACGGCACCCCGGTAGTAAGCACTTGTAATTGCACGGTACCTAATAGAACAAAGAAGCAAATTACAAATGTTGGAAACTTGTGTgttatatttctttcattttgaaGCAAAGCAATTTATAGAACCTGATCAGTTTGCAGCATTTGTAGTATATTCAATAAAAGTATTTGATATGATGATAAAATAAGATGATTGAATTCATGTTTCCCCTGTATCACAACGGTCAagtgaataaaattatcactGTGAaccataaacaaataaaagttagCTCATCAAGGGGAGCATTATGATGACACTATagcttataaaatttgaataaaacaaaattcataacaaaacaaataaaaaaaaataatcccATATATATTAAGTAATGAAGAGTGCTATAGATATCATTTTGTTGAAGTGTAAAACAAACATAGGTATTC contains:
- the LOC102623792 gene encoding ras-related protein Rab11D — its product is MAGYKPDEEYDYLFKLVLIGDSGVGKSNLLSRFTKNEFNLESKSTIGVEFATRSLRIDNKVVKAQIWDTAGQERYRAITSAYYRGAVGALLVYDVTRHATFQNVGRWLRELREHTDPNIIVMLIGNKTDLRHLVAVSTEDGKAFAEQESLYFMETSALDATNVENAFTEVLTQIYKIVSKRAVEAGSNGTASTLPSKGETINVKDDSSVLKRIGCCSN